A stretch of Pseudolysobacter antarcticus DNA encodes these proteins:
- a CDS encoding UDP-N-acetylmuramoyl-tripeptide--D-alanyl-D-alanine ligase: protein MLNLRLSDIARLTGGRLHGADATVQNVATDSRQPQSGAMFIALKGEQFDAHDFVADAQQQGAIAALVGRQLDLPMAQVIVADTERALGAIATFVRAAHNAHVVGITGSNGKTTVKALVASILQRAGRTHVNAGNFNNEIGLPLTVLALPADAEFAVLEMGAGKPGDIAYLAAIAKPQIGLVNNIAAAHLERMGNLQGVATTKGAIYQTLPQDGVAIINADDAFAEFFAGLAGARRIVRFGIEHRADVSASVHNLGANSTFTLHTPLGDCEVDLPLSGCHNVMNALAASAIAIALDVPLETIKLGLENAAPVKGRLIRHTSALGWTLIDDTYNANPASTAAAIATLVLQPGEPWLVLGDMKELGADAAQLHAEIGALAQRSGVRRLFGVGELTRSAVNSFGADATHYPDQQSLGDALRREIHSGVVCLIKGSRSSAMEKIVTALLSANDATHGAQHAA from the coding sequence ATGTTGAATCTGCGTCTCTCCGATATTGCACGGCTCACCGGTGGTCGCCTGCATGGCGCCGATGCAACCGTGCAAAACGTCGCCACCGATTCGCGCCAGCCGCAATCTGGCGCAATGTTCATCGCGCTCAAGGGCGAGCAATTCGACGCCCACGATTTTGTCGCCGACGCGCAGCAACAAGGCGCGATTGCGGCATTGGTCGGTCGACAACTCGATCTGCCGATGGCGCAAGTCATCGTTGCCGATACCGAACGCGCGCTCGGAGCAATCGCCACGTTCGTGCGCGCCGCCCACAACGCGCACGTGGTCGGCATCACCGGCTCGAACGGCAAGACCACGGTCAAGGCTCTGGTCGCGTCGATCCTGCAGCGCGCCGGTCGCACGCATGTCAACGCCGGAAATTTCAACAACGAAATCGGACTGCCGCTGACCGTGCTCGCGCTACCCGCAGACGCCGAGTTCGCGGTGCTCGAAATGGGCGCGGGCAAACCCGGCGACATCGCATATCTTGCTGCCATCGCCAAGCCACAGATCGGCCTCGTCAACAACATTGCCGCGGCGCATCTTGAGCGTATGGGAAATCTGCAAGGTGTCGCGACGACCAAGGGCGCAATCTATCAAACGTTGCCGCAAGACGGTGTCGCGATCATCAATGCCGACGACGCGTTCGCGGAATTTTTCGCCGGACTCGCAGGTGCGCGACGCATCGTGCGATTTGGCATCGAGCATCGCGCGGATGTGAGCGCGAGTGTCCACAACCTTGGCGCAAATAGCACATTCACCTTGCACACGCCGTTGGGCGATTGCGAAGTCGACTTGCCGCTCAGCGGTTGCCACAACGTCATGAACGCGTTGGCCGCGAGTGCGATCGCGATTGCGCTGGATGTGCCGCTCGAAACAATCAAGCTCGGACTGGAAAATGCCGCGCCGGTGAAAGGGCGATTGATCCGCCACACCAGCGCGCTCGGCTGGACATTGATCGACGATACCTACAACGCCAATCCGGCCTCGACCGCCGCGGCCATCGCAACTCTCGTGCTGCAACCGGGCGAGCCGTGGCTCGTGCTCGGTGACATGAAGGAGCTCGGTGCCGATGCCGCACAACTGCACGCCGAGATCGGTGCGCTGGCGCAACGCAGCGGCGTGCGTCGGCTGTTCGGCGTCGGCGAATTGACACGTTCGGCAGTCAACTCTTTTGGCGCGGATGCAACGCATTATCCGGATCAACAATCGCTCGGTGATGCCTTGCGCCGCGAGATCCATTCCGGCGTGGTTTGTCTGATCAAGGGCTCGCGTTCATCAGCGATGGAAAAAATCGTGACGGCCTTGCTCAGTGCCAACGATGCGACGCACGGAGCACAGCATGCTGCTTGA
- a CDS encoding cell division protein FtsQ/DivIB, protein MRGGLILKLLAWGLALSLVVLPIVGVLNGWFAGERWPVRSLQVEAEYNHVSAEEIRAAVANHVGNGFFATKLDELQAAVAALPWVEKAEARKHWPDMILLRVTELQPVARWGANKLISADSRIFAAPGAENMQGLPRLAGPDDALANVIAFYASAQKILAGSGMTVNGVELSERGSWKLALSNGSELELGREQPEQRLQRFINVYPRLLAGHTGNFEKVDLRYSNGFAIKWPEAPASVTPPAVKKPQPAAPEPAARGVT, encoded by the coding sequence ATGAGAGGCGGCTTGATTCTCAAATTGCTGGCGTGGGGTTTGGCATTGAGTCTGGTCGTGCTGCCGATCGTCGGCGTGCTCAACGGTTGGTTTGCCGGTGAGCGCTGGCCGGTGCGTTCGTTGCAGGTCGAGGCCGAGTACAACCATGTCAGTGCCGAGGAGATTCGCGCCGCCGTGGCGAATCATGTCGGCAACGGATTTTTTGCAACAAAGCTAGATGAATTGCAGGCTGCGGTCGCCGCGTTGCCGTGGGTGGAAAAAGCCGAAGCGCGCAAACATTGGCCGGACATGATTCTGCTGCGTGTCACCGAATTGCAGCCGGTCGCGCGCTGGGGCGCGAACAAGCTGATCAGCGCCGATAGCCGGATTTTTGCCGCGCCGGGTGCCGAGAACATGCAGGGCCTGCCGCGACTCGCCGGCCCCGATGACGCGCTGGCAAATGTCATCGCGTTTTATGCCAGTGCGCAGAAAATTCTTGCGGGCAGCGGCATGACCGTCAACGGCGTCGAGCTCAGCGAGCGCGGCAGCTGGAAACTCGCTTTGAGCAACGGTTCGGAACTCGAACTCGGTCGTGAACAACCCGAGCAGCGCCTGCAACGTTTCATCAACGTCTATCCGCGTTTGCTGGCCGGACACACCGGCAACTTTGAAAAAGTCGATCTGCGCTACAGCAACGGCTTCGCGATCAAATGGCCGGAGGCGCCCGCGAGCGTTACTCCACCCGCAGTCAAAAAACCGCAGCCGGCCGCGCCGGAACCTGCGGCAAGAGGCGTGACATGA
- the murG gene encoding undecaprenyldiphospho-muramoylpentapeptide beta-N-acetylglucosaminyltransferase, whose amino-acid sequence MTTLTSQSSAPVLIMAGGTGGHIFPGLAVAAELRKRGVPVVWLGAAGGLETRLVPQAGIELATLRIGGIRGKGLLTMIGAPLRILRAVYQACAVLRRVRPRSVLSMGGYAAGPGGIAAWLLRRPLLVHEQNRIPGVTNRVLAKLSRKVLCGFSDAFANDSRAQWVGNPVRREISEIAAPGTRFATRDGAPRLLILGGSLGAQALNTRVPQALARLPSAQRPDVRHQCGTKHVDAARAAYFDAGVAAIVEPFIADMAEAYAWADLVICRAGALTVAELAAAGIGAVLVPFPFAVDDHQTRNGETLVAVNAALLLPESAASAERIADILRELLTDRARLLAMANAARTLAKPDAVAVIAQACIEVGA is encoded by the coding sequence ATGACGACGCTGACATCACAGTCGTCTGCACCCGTGCTGATCATGGCCGGCGGTACCGGCGGACATATTTTTCCGGGCCTTGCGGTTGCCGCTGAATTGCGCAAGCGCGGCGTGCCGGTGGTCTGGCTCGGTGCGGCGGGTGGACTTGAAACGCGGCTCGTGCCTCAGGCCGGCATCGAACTCGCAACGCTGCGCATTGGCGGCATCCGCGGCAAGGGTTTGTTGACCATGATCGGCGCACCGCTGCGCATTCTGCGCGCGGTGTATCAGGCCTGCGCGGTGCTGCGCCGCGTGCGTCCGCGCAGTGTGTTGAGCATGGGCGGATATGCCGCCGGGCCGGGCGGAATCGCCGCGTGGTTGCTGCGTCGCCCGTTGCTGGTACACGAGCAGAATCGCATTCCGGGCGTGACGAATCGCGTGCTCGCCAAACTTTCGCGCAAGGTTTTGTGCGGATTTTCCGATGCGTTTGCGAATGACTCGCGCGCGCAGTGGGTAGGCAATCCGGTGCGCCGCGAGATCAGCGAGATCGCCGCACCGGGGACACGATTTGCGACACGGGACGGCGCGCCGCGTCTTTTGATTCTCGGTGGCAGTCTCGGCGCGCAAGCGCTCAATACGCGCGTGCCGCAAGCGCTCGCCCGTTTGCCGTCGGCGCAGCGTCCCGATGTGCGTCATCAGTGCGGCACAAAGCACGTCGATGCGGCGCGCGCCGCATATTTCGACGCTGGAGTTGCCGCGATTGTCGAACCCTTTATCGCAGATATGGCTGAGGCGTATGCGTGGGCCGATCTCGTGATATGCCGCGCTGGCGCATTGACCGTGGCGGAACTCGCCGCTGCCGGAATCGGCGCGGTGCTCGTGCCGTTTCCGTTTGCGGTGGACGATCATCAAACACGCAACGGCGAAACTCTGGTCGCAGTAAATGCGGCATTGCTGCTACCCGAATCGGCGGCCAGCGCTGAACGTATTGCCGACATTCTCCGCGAGCTGCTAACGGATCGCGCACGTCTGCTGGCGATGGCAAATGCCGCACGCACACTGGCGAAACCGGATGCCGTCGCAGTGATCGCACAAGCCTGTATCGAGGTCGGCGCATGA
- the ftsZ gene encoding cell division protein FtsZ, whose amino-acid sequence MFELVEKLAPNAIIKVIGVGGGGGNAVAHMVLSQVEGVDFLCANTDAQAMRNSGAKLTVQLGANVTKGLGAGANPEVGRQAALEDRERIVEILQGADMVFITAGMGGGTGTGAAPVVAQLAKEMGILTVAIVTKPFPFEGRRRMQVAMKGIEDLSQHVDSLITVPNEKLLTVLGRDVTMLSAFKSANDVLLGAVQGIADLITRPGLINVDFADVRTVMSEMGMAMMGTGTASGDDRAQAAAEAAINNPLLEDVNLSGACGILVNVTAGPNLTMREFDEIGQVIHQFASEDATVVVGTALDPEMQDEVRVTVVATGLNRGVAKMPLRKEEAVQRTNAIRLVGARTGTDNVPFDYAAAPTSFRSTPAARNHAASEAPNLPGPETQIDYLDIPAFLRRQAD is encoded by the coding sequence ATGTTTGAATTAGTCGAAAAACTCGCACCGAATGCGATCATCAAGGTCATCGGCGTAGGCGGCGGCGGCGGTAACGCCGTGGCTCACATGGTTCTGTCACAGGTCGAAGGCGTGGACTTTTTGTGCGCCAACACCGACGCCCAAGCCATGCGTAACAGCGGCGCCAAACTCACGGTGCAGCTCGGCGCGAATGTCACGAAAGGGCTGGGCGCGGGTGCCAATCCCGAAGTCGGTCGCCAGGCCGCGTTGGAAGACCGCGAGCGAATCGTGGAAATCCTGCAAGGTGCCGACATGGTGTTCATCACTGCCGGCATGGGCGGTGGCACGGGCACGGGTGCCGCACCCGTGGTCGCGCAGCTGGCCAAGGAAATGGGCATCCTCACCGTGGCGATTGTGACCAAGCCGTTCCCGTTCGAGGGGCGTCGACGCATGCAGGTGGCAATGAAGGGCATCGAGGATTTGTCGCAACATGTCGATTCCCTGATCACCGTGCCTAACGAGAAACTGCTGACCGTACTCGGACGCGACGTGACCATGTTGTCAGCGTTCAAGTCGGCCAACGATGTGTTGCTTGGTGCGGTACAGGGCATCGCCGATCTGATCACGCGCCCGGGTCTCATTAACGTCGACTTCGCCGACGTGCGCACGGTGATGTCGGAAATGGGCATGGCGATGATGGGCACCGGCACCGCGAGTGGCGATGACCGTGCCCAAGCGGCGGCTGAAGCGGCGATCAATAATCCGCTACTAGAAGACGTCAATCTGTCCGGTGCGTGCGGAATTCTCGTCAACGTGACCGCTGGCCCGAATCTGACCATGCGCGAATTCGACGAGATCGGACAGGTGATCCACCAGTTCGCTTCCGAAGACGCCACAGTGGTGGTCGGTACCGCGCTCGATCCAGAAATGCAGGATGAAGTGCGTGTGACCGTGGTCGCTACCGGCCTGAATCGCGGTGTGGCAAAAATGCCGCTGCGCAAGGAAGAGGCGGTGCAGCGCACCAATGCGATTCGTCTGGTTGGCGCGCGTACTGGTACCGACAATGTGCCATTCGACTACGCCGCTGCGCCGACGAGTTTCCGCAGCACGCCAGCCGCGCGCAATCACGCCGCGAGTGAAGCACCGAACTTGCCAGGACCGGAAACCCAGATCGACTATCTGGATATCCCGGCATTCCTGCGTCGTCAGGCTGATTGA
- a CDS encoding D-alanine--D-alanine ligase — MQVAQKKNSDPKQFGRVAVVLGGNSAEREVSLNSGANVLAALKSRGVDAHAVDGVPALLDALRAGHFARVFNILHGRGGEDGVLQGALQSLGVPFTGSGVLGSALSMDKVRTKQVWQALGLPTPAYVALKRGEDVSAAIAQLGMPVIVKPSHEGSSVGITKVRSAADLPAAIELAARYDGELVIEALVEGEEYTIAILNGVALPSIHIVPKGGFYDYHAKYVSDETQYICPGLDGVAEEEIRALSLRAFDAAACAGWGRVDVMRDAQGRNWLLEVNTTPGMTSHSLVPKAARAVGIEFEELCWRILETSMLETAP, encoded by the coding sequence ATGCAAGTGGCTCAGAAGAAAAATTCCGATCCCAAACAATTCGGCCGCGTTGCGGTCGTATTGGGCGGCAATTCTGCCGAGCGCGAAGTGTCACTGAATTCCGGCGCGAATGTGCTCGCCGCGTTGAAATCACGCGGCGTCGATGCGCATGCGGTTGACGGTGTTCCGGCCTTGCTCGATGCATTGCGCGCCGGACATTTCGCGCGCGTGTTCAACATTTTGCATGGCCGCGGTGGCGAAGACGGCGTGCTGCAAGGTGCGTTGCAATCGCTCGGCGTGCCGTTTACGGGTTCCGGCGTGCTTGGCTCAGCGCTGTCGATGGACAAGGTTCGCACCAAGCAGGTGTGGCAGGCGCTGGGTTTGCCCACACCTGCGTACGTTGCGTTGAAGCGCGGCGAAGATGTGAGCGCGGCGATCGCGCAACTCGGCATGCCGGTGATCGTCAAGCCGTCGCATGAAGGTTCGAGTGTAGGCATCACCAAAGTGCGCAGCGCGGCGGATCTGCCTGCGGCGATCGAGCTGGCGGCGCGTTACGACGGCGAGCTCGTGATCGAGGCTTTGGTCGAAGGCGAGGAATACACCATCGCGATCTTGAACGGCGTCGCCTTGCCGAGCATCCACATCGTGCCGAAAGGTGGTTTCTACGACTACCACGCGAAGTATGTTTCGGACGAGACGCAATACATTTGCCCGGGTCTCGACGGTGTTGCCGAGGAAGAAATTCGCGCGCTGTCGCTGCGTGCGTTCGACGCCGCTGCGTGCGCGGGCTGGGGCCGGGTCGACGTGATGCGCGATGCGCAAGGTCGCAACTGGCTGCTCGAAGTCAACACCACGCCGGGCATGACCAGCCATTCGCTGGTGCCAAAAGCGGCGCGTGCGGTCGGCATCGAATTCGAAGAATTGTGCTGGCGCATTCTCGAAACCAGCATGCTGGAGACAGCGCCATGA
- the mraY gene encoding phospho-N-acetylmuramoyl-pentapeptide-transferase produces MLLELANHLRDLWGGFHLFQYVTFRTIMSTLTALVTSLLFGPMVIRKLAAQKAGQVIRIDGPQSHFSKAGTPTMGGALILLALTVSTLLWSDLHNRYIWITLGITLAFGVIGFYDDYRKIALKDSRGLPARWKYFWQSLFGLGAALGLYFTASVPAETALYVPLFKQVAIPLGVMIVPLAYLMIVGFSNAVNLTDGLDGLAIMPTVLVAAALGVFAYAAGNAVFSSYLQIPAIPGSSELCIFCGALAGAGLGFLWFNAYPAQVFMGDVGALAVGAALGTVAVIVRQEIVLLIMGGIFVIETASVIIQVASFKLTGKRVFRMAPIHHHFELKGWPEPRVIVRFWIISVVLVLIGLATLKVR; encoded by the coding sequence ATGCTGCTTGAACTTGCCAACCATTTGCGCGATCTCTGGGGCGGATTCCATCTGTTCCAGTACGTCACGTTTCGCACCATCATGAGCACGCTCACCGCGCTCGTGACGTCGTTGCTGTTCGGCCCGATGGTGATCCGCAAGCTCGCTGCGCAGAAAGCCGGGCAGGTGATTCGCATCGATGGTCCTCAGTCGCATTTTTCCAAGGCTGGCACGCCGACGATGGGCGGCGCGCTGATCCTGCTCGCGCTCACCGTTTCCACTTTGCTGTGGTCCGACCTGCATAACCGCTACATCTGGATCACGCTCGGCATCACGCTGGCATTCGGCGTGATCGGTTTCTACGACGACTATCGCAAGATCGCGCTCAAGGACAGCCGCGGTCTGCCGGCGCGTTGGAAATATTTCTGGCAATCGCTGTTCGGTCTCGGCGCGGCACTTGGTTTGTATTTCACTGCGAGCGTGCCGGCGGAAACCGCGCTGTATGTGCCGCTGTTCAAGCAGGTCGCGATTCCGCTCGGCGTGATGATCGTGCCGCTGGCGTATCTGATGATCGTCGGCTTCTCGAATGCGGTGAATCTCACCGACGGCCTCGACGGTCTGGCGATCATGCCGACCGTGCTCGTCGCCGCCGCACTCGGTGTTTTTGCTTACGCCGCAGGCAACGCGGTGTTCTCGAGTTACCTGCAGATTCCAGCGATTCCCGGATCGAGCGAACTGTGCATTTTCTGCGGCGCGCTGGCCGGTGCCGGCCTCGGATTTTTGTGGTTCAACGCCTATCCCGCGCAAGTATTCATGGGCGATGTCGGCGCGCTTGCCGTCGGCGCCGCGCTCGGTACGGTGGCGGTGATCGTGCGCCAGGAAATCGTGCTGTTGATCATGGGCGGCATCTTCGTCATCGAAACCGCCTCGGTGATCATCCAGGTGGCGAGTTTCAAGCTCACCGGCAAACGTGTGTTCCGCATGGCGCCGATCCATCACCACTTCGAACTCAAAGGTTGGCCCGAGCCGCGCGTGATCGTGCGCTTCTGGATCATCAGCGTCGTGCTGGTGTTGATCGGCCTCGCCACGTTGAAGGTGCGCTGA
- the ftsA gene encoding cell division protein FtsA — translation MKGKGEKSLIVGLDIGTSKIVAIVGEYAPGEPVEVIGIGSHHSHGLKRGVVVDIESTVQSIQRAIEEAELMAGCEIRSVYAGISGSHIRCLNSHGIVPIRDKEVTEGDREHVIEAARAVAIPADQERLYSEAQEYVIDGQEGIRHPIGMSGVRLEARVHLVTGAMSAAQNIRKCVSRCGLKVDDLVPQQVASSYAVLTQDERDLGVCLVDIGAGTTDIAIFTQGALRHTASLPIAGDQVTNDIAVALRTPTAHAEEIKVKYACALAQLAHAEETIQVPSVGDRPPRRLARQTLAEVVQPRYEELFSLVQAELRRSGYESLVAAGIVLAGGASKMEGVVELAEEIFHMPVRIGIPQHVTGLADVVSNQIHATGVGLLIYGSRQETRNANGSQRSGAASGLWGKVKNWIAGEF, via the coding sequence ATGAAAGGCAAAGGTGAAAAGTCGCTGATCGTGGGGCTGGATATTGGCACCTCGAAGATCGTCGCGATCGTCGGCGAATACGCGCCGGGCGAACCGGTCGAGGTGATCGGCATCGGCTCGCATCATTCGCATGGATTGAAGCGCGGCGTGGTCGTGGATATCGAGTCGACCGTGCAATCGATCCAGCGCGCGATCGAGGAAGCCGAACTCATGGCCGGCTGCGAAATCCGTTCGGTGTATGCGGGAATTTCCGGCAGTCATATTCGCTGCCTGAACTCGCACGGCATCGTGCCGATCCGCGACAAGGAAGTGACCGAAGGAGATCGCGAGCATGTGATCGAAGCCGCACGCGCCGTCGCAATTCCGGCCGATCAAGAGCGTTTGTATTCGGAAGCGCAGGAATATGTGATCGACGGGCAGGAAGGCATTCGTCATCCGATCGGCATGAGCGGCGTGCGCCTCGAAGCGCGCGTGCATCTGGTCACCGGCGCAATGAGCGCGGCGCAGAATATTCGCAAGTGCGTATCGCGTTGTGGTTTGAAGGTAGACGATCTGGTGCCGCAGCAAGTGGCATCGAGCTACGCCGTGCTGACGCAGGACGAGCGCGATCTCGGTGTATGTTTGGTCGATATCGGCGCCGGCACCACCGACATTGCGATCTTCACGCAAGGCGCATTGCGTCACACCGCATCGCTGCCGATTGCGGGCGATCAGGTCACCAACGATATCGCCGTGGCGTTGCGCACACCGACGGCACATGCCGAAGAAATCAAGGTCAAGTATGCGTGCGCACTCGCGCAACTTGCGCATGCCGAAGAAACCATCCAGGTGCCGAGCGTCGGTGATCGGCCGCCGCGTCGCTTGGCGCGCCAGACCCTGGCCGAAGTGGTGCAGCCGCGCTACGAGGAATTGTTCTCGCTGGTGCAGGCCGAGTTGCGTCGCTCCGGTTACGAGAGTCTCGTTGCGGCCGGCATCGTGCTCGCCGGTGGCGCGTCGAAGATGGAAGGCGTGGTCGAACTCGCCGAAGAAATTTTCCACATGCCGGTGCGCATCGGCATTCCTCAACACGTGACCGGACTGGCCGATGTGGTCAGCAATCAGATCCATGCGACCGGTGTTGGTCTGCTGATTTACGGCAGCCGCCAGGAAACCCGCAATGCCAACGGCAGCCAGCGCAGCGGCGCGGCAAGCGGTTTGTGGGGCAAGGTCAAGAACTGGATTGCCGGCGAATTTTAG
- the ftsW gene encoding putative lipid II flippase FtsW, giving the protein MFGMNNQARRKSDIDGQFDTGLLLAAAALAALGVIMVSSASIAIADGQHVGPFYYLTRHLVFLALGLTLATAMTKVELSWFERNSFPLLLLAVFLLLLVFVPGIGMRINGSRRWIRLVVASFQTVEAVKLLLIIYLASYLVRHRDSVQGKLFGVIKPLGVALMLVVLLLAQPDFGSATLLICVTVGMIWLGGARLRNLVYLAIPAMPALAWAALSQDYRVKRLTSFLNPWENPFTDGFQLTQALIAVGRGEWFGVGLGASIQKLFYLPEAHTDFIMAVIAEELGLAGIVLVLLLFAALAGRGFVIGMRAIERGQRFGGYCAFGISLCLSLQAMVSIGVNLGVLPTKGLTLPLISSGGSSVMMTCVAIGMLLRVSYELSRAENMADNLADAAANAEGVRA; this is encoded by the coding sequence ATGTTCGGCATGAATAATCAGGCACGACGCAAGAGCGATATCGACGGCCAGTTCGACACCGGCCTGTTGCTCGCCGCAGCCGCGCTCGCTGCGCTCGGCGTGATCATGGTTTCGTCCGCGTCGATCGCGATCGCCGACGGCCAGCACGTCGGGCCGTTTTATTACCTCACGCGTCACCTGGTATTTCTTGCCCTCGGTTTGACCTTGGCGACGGCGATGACCAAGGTCGAGCTGAGCTGGTTCGAGCGCAACAGTTTTCCGCTGCTGCTGCTCGCGGTGTTCCTGTTGCTGCTGGTGTTCGTGCCGGGCATTGGCATGCGCATCAACGGATCGCGGCGCTGGATCCGTCTGGTCGTCGCGAGCTTCCAGACTGTCGAGGCAGTGAAGCTGTTGCTGATCATCTATCTCGCGAGTTACCTCGTGCGTCATCGCGATAGCGTGCAGGGCAAATTGTTCGGCGTGATCAAGCCGCTTGGCGTGGCATTGATGCTGGTCGTGCTGCTGCTTGCGCAGCCGGATTTCGGCAGCGCGACTTTGCTGATCTGCGTTACCGTCGGCATGATCTGGCTCGGCGGCGCGCGTCTGCGCAATCTCGTTTATCTCGCGATTCCGGCGATGCCCGCGCTGGCTTGGGCGGCGTTGTCGCAGGACTATCGCGTCAAGCGCCTGACCTCGTTCCTGAATCCGTGGGAGAACCCGTTCACCGATGGATTCCAGCTCACCCAAGCGCTGATCGCGGTCGGTCGCGGCGAGTGGTTCGGCGTTGGCCTTGGTGCGAGTATCCAGAAACTTTTCTACCTGCCCGAAGCACACACCGACTTCATCATGGCGGTAATCGCGGAAGAACTCGGGCTGGCCGGCATCGTGCTCGTGTTGCTGTTATTCGCCGCACTCGCTGGGCGCGGTTTTGTGATCGGCATGCGCGCGATCGAGCGTGGCCAGCGCTTCGGCGGATATTGCGCGTTCGGTATTTCGTTGTGCCTGAGCCTGCAGGCGATGGTCTCGATCGGCGTGAATCTCGGCGTATTGCCGACCAAAGGTTTGACCTTGCCGCTGATCAGCTCCGGCGGATCCAGCGTGATGATGACCTGCGTCGCGATCGGCATGCTGCTGCGCGTGAGTTATGAATTGAGCCGCGCCGAAAACATGGCGGACAATCTTGCCGACGCTGCCGCTAATGCCGAAGGTGTGCGCGCATGA
- the murC gene encoding UDP-N-acetylmuramate--L-alanine ligase — MTPTRLSPHEDIMQDFRRVHFVGIGGVGMSGIAEVLQNLGYSVSGSDKADSATTRRLAQLGVRIEHGHDAAHVADVDVMVVSSAIKADNPELLAARERRIPVVPRAEMLGELMRFRRGIAVAGTHGKTTTTSLTASVLAEGGLDPTFVIGGQLVSAGANARLGTGEYLVAEADESDGSFLMLNPVIAIITNIDADHLENYGNDFAQLRKAFDDFLHRLPFYGVAVLCVDDAEVAELAAATTRRTVTYGIENVADVRATDIRQNGQQMHFDLHLSEHADALPVTLNLPGRHNVLNALAAAAVAWQLGVTPEAIQSALAGFQGVGRRFHVRGELTLDQGTALLVDDYGHHPRELAAVFEAARGGWPERRLVVAFQPHRYSRTHDLLDDFAKVLAEVDVLVLTEIYAAGETPITNADGRALARAVRARGKVDPVFVEHPSEFESELPALLRDGDVLLLLGAGDIGAVASQLARKGNLQAPAPGAAKPKSARKK; from the coding sequence ATGACACCGACTCGCCTCAGTCCGCACGAAGACATCATGCAGGATTTCCGTCGTGTGCATTTCGTCGGCATCGGCGGCGTCGGCATGAGCGGCATTGCCGAAGTGCTGCAGAATCTCGGCTATTCCGTTTCCGGTTCGGACAAAGCTGATTCGGCGACGACACGTCGCTTGGCACAACTCGGTGTGCGCATCGAGCACGGTCATGACGCGGCGCATGTAGCCGATGTCGATGTGATGGTCGTGTCGAGTGCGATCAAAGCCGACAACCCGGAATTGTTGGCAGCGCGCGAACGTCGCATTCCGGTCGTGCCGCGCGCGGAAATGCTCGGCGAACTCATGCGCTTTCGTCGTGGCATCGCGGTCGCCGGTACGCACGGCAAAACCACCACCACCAGTCTCACCGCAAGCGTGTTGGCCGAAGGCGGACTCGATCCGACCTTCGTCATCGGCGGCCAGCTGGTATCGGCTGGCGCGAACGCGCGCCTCGGTACCGGCGAATATCTCGTGGCCGAAGCCGACGAATCCGACGGTTCATTTTTGATGTTGAATCCGGTGATCGCGATCATCACCAATATCGACGCCGATCATCTCGAAAACTACGGCAACGACTTCGCCCAGTTACGCAAGGCGTTCGATGATTTTCTGCACCGCCTGCCGTTTTATGGCGTCGCGGTATTGTGCGTGGACGATGCCGAAGTGGCCGAGCTCGCTGCCGCGACGACACGCCGCACGGTCACATACGGTATCGAAAACGTGGCCGATGTGCGCGCCACGGATATCCGCCAGAACGGCCAGCAGATGCATTTCGATCTGCATCTTTCCGAGCATGCGGATGCGTTGCCTGTTACCTTGAATCTGCCGGGTCGGCACAATGTCTTGAATGCGCTCGCGGCTGCCGCGGTGGCGTGGCAGCTCGGCGTGACGCCTGAGGCGATTCAATCCGCGCTCGCCGGATTTCAAGGCGTGGGTCGACGTTTTCATGTGCGCGGTGAACTCACACTCGATCAAGGCACCGCGCTGCTGGTTGATGACTACGGCCATCATCCGCGCGAACTCGCTGCGGTGTTCGAGGCGGCGCGCGGTGGTTGGCCGGAACGGCGTCTCGTTGTCGCATTCCAGCCGCATCGCTACAGCCGCACGCACGATCTGCTGGACGACTTCGCCAAGGTATTGGCCGAGGTGGACGTGCTGGTATTGACTGAAATCTATGCCGCCGGTGAAACCCCGATCACGAATGCCGACGGTCGCGCGCTGGCGCGTGCGGTGCGCGCGCGCGGCAAGGTCGATCCGGTGTTCGTCGAGCATCCGAGTGAATTCGAATCGGAGTTGCCGGCGTTGTTGCGCGATGGCGATGTGCTGCTGCTGCTCGGTGCCGGCGACATCGGCGCAGTCGCCAGCCAACTTGCGCGCAAGGGCAATCTGCAAGCGCCCGCGCCGGGTGCGGCAAAACCAAAATCGGCGAGAAAGAAGTGA